GTTAATTTTAATAAATTCACGCCTGTTCTACTTCAGGCATTGACTTAAATTTCACAATGGCATTCAAACTTTCCATTCCACAATTGGTAAAATATTTAAAACCAGCAGCAATTCTTGCTGTTACGGGAATGGTGGTAATCTTTGCCTATATTTTTTATTTAGCCCAGGATCTTCCTTCTCTCAGTCAATTGGAAAATTATGATCCGGATTTGGTAACGCGGATTTATTCCGCTGATGGTGAAATTCTCGATGAACTCTATCTTGAAAAACGTATTTTTATCAGCATTAATGATTTACCCAACAATTTGAAAAATGCTCTGATTGCTTCTGAGGATCGCCGTTTTTATGATCATTGGGGAATTTCTATGCGTGACTTTTTTCGCGCAATCGTAATTAATATAATAAGTTTGAGTTATGAGCAAGGATTCAGTTCTCTCACCCAACAGGTGGCCCGGACGCTTTATGATTCAATCGGGTTCAAGAAAACCATCACCCGAAAAATTAAAGAAATTATTACGGCAATCCAAATTGAGCGGACTTACACCAAAGATGAGATTCTAGAAATGTATCTCAATAATGTTCATTTTGGCCACGGCACCTATGGTGTTCAAGCGGCGTCAAAACGGTATTTTGGGAAAAGTGCTTCAACATTAACATTGGGTGAGTCAGCTATGTTGGTGGGTATCCTCCCGGCGCCGGCGCGGTTTTCCCCCGTGCGCCATACAGAAAGAGCCCATTATAAACGGAATGTAGTTCTTCGCGTTATGCGCGACCAGCAATTCATCACTAGAGATATATATTCTGAAGCACGGGCGATTGAATCTGAATATGTAATTGAAACCCAAGCTAAGGGGAAAGCACCTTATTTTACGGAACATATTCGTCGATTCATGGAAAAAGAGGATGACCGTCTTGGGGTGAATATTTATCGTGACGGCCTAAAAATTTATACCACATTGGATACCCGTCTTCAGGAGATTGCAGAAGAATCTCTCATGAAATCCATCAAGCGGAATCAAGATAAATTGAATAAACGCCTCTTCAGCGATGATGAAGAATTTTCCCAATTGGCATACCTTGGAATTTATCCTGAGGATTCAGTCAAAATGATGATGCGGGGCGATACATTACTTTATGAAGATTTAAGAAATAAGTTGCTCGTTCAAGGTGCCTTTATTGCATTAGATCCCACTTCCGGAGCGATACTGGCAATGGTTGGAGGGCGTCCCGATTACCATGATCAATATAACCGTGCCGTCCAGGCCAAGCGTCAGCCAGGATCGGTTTTTAAACCATTCGTATATACCACCGCCATAGATAATGGATATCCTGTCACGAAGCAATTATTAAATCAGCCACTTGTTCTTCGTGTACGGAATGCGGAGGGAGAATGGGAAAAATGGATGCCCCGCAATTACGACGGCACCACGAGTGGATTAACTTCTTTGCGAGAGGGGATTCGAAAGTCTGTTAATTTGGTGGCTGTTCGGGTTGTAAAAGAATTGGTGCCTGCGACAGAAGTGAAGGCCACTGCTGAGCGCATGGGAATTACAACAAACATCCGTGCCGTGGATGCCATTGCCCTAGGCACATCCGAAGTATTTTTATTAGATGTGGTGAATGCTTATTCTGCTTTCACCAATAAGGGTGTACTTAATCAACCATTTGCCATTACTCGTGTTGAAGATCGTTATGGGAATGTGATTGTAGAATACCGCCCCATCCGGGAAGAGGTATTGCGGGAAGAGTCTGCCTATATTATGGCCAACATGCTCCAGACTGTCATGGATGCAGGGACGGGCGGTAGTGCCCGTTGGCGTCATAATTTTTATCATCCTGCCGGGGGTAAAACGGGCACAACCCAAAACTGGACAGACGCCTGGTTTGTGGGATTCTCATCACAAATAGCAGCGG
Above is a window of Candidatus Neomarinimicrobiota bacterium DNA encoding:
- a CDS encoding PBP1A family penicillin-binding protein, which encodes MAFKLSIPQLVKYLKPAAILAVTGMVVIFAYIFYLAQDLPSLSQLENYDPDLVTRIYSADGEILDELYLEKRIFISINDLPNNLKNALIASEDRRFYDHWGISMRDFFRAIVINIISLSYEQGFSSLTQQVARTLYDSIGFKKTITRKIKEIITAIQIERTYTKDEILEMYLNNVHFGHGTYGVQAASKRYFGKSASTLTLGESAMLVGILPAPARFSPVRHTERAHYKRNVVLRVMRDQQFITRDIYSEARAIESEYVIETQAKGKAPYFTEHIRRFMEKEDDRLGVNIYRDGLKIYTTLDTRLQEIAEESLMKSIKRNQDKLNKRLFSDDEEFSQLAYLGIYPEDSVKMMMRGDTLLYEDLRNKLLVQGAFIALDPTSGAILAMVGGRPDYHDQYNRAVQAKRQPGSVFKPFVYTTAIDNGYPVTKQLLNQPLVLRVRNAEGEWEKWMPRNYDGTTSGLTSLREGIRKSVNLVAVRVVKELVPATEVKATAERMGITTNIRAVDAIALGTSEVFLLDVVNAYSAFTNKGVLNQPFAITRVEDRYGNVIVEYRPIREEVLREESAYIMANMLQTVMDAGTGGSARWRHNFYHPAGGKTGTTQNWTDAWFVGFSSQIAAGVWMGVDDPRVSLGEGQDGSRAALPAWARFMTAAHDTLGLKRVGFDRPDGVVDVEICATTKDKPTNLCPLETEIFIKGTEPSRLCKVHRRN